A single Epinephelus lanceolatus isolate andai-2023 chromosome 22, ASM4190304v1, whole genome shotgun sequence DNA region contains:
- the bcl6b gene encoding B-cell CLL/lymphoma 6 member B protein, which yields MEVLEGYGVDRVQEMRAAAQAEGYVKEFTRHSNDVLLNLNELRHRNILTDTTLVVGNVQLRAHCAVLVACSGFFYSLYSRRVLLQGRGGSGEQLMTVSLPTTLDPSSISLLLDFMYTSRLPLTPSTVPGVLTVATYLQMDHVADTCRDFMQRHCRENMSARHPRLELDSRVSVASVAPSPGPQRSLPPVVTTRVPAEASLKPGAFPTCQSGSKELKGEPESPLMATPTPSPDSPARSSCQPNSPAESNTCNKNLVSDIKTTPDPKACNWKKYKYIVLNPLCAATTVKEEEMEEPQSHTSPDRMGSTPKATEAWPGEVPGQIDRQGQASCYEVSGRAPPLGPPSSVDHPTAPPIHKEGAVSPCTIFPNLHPTDPEAAQHVIKRENYYVPYCYSGNLQGTKTVCSGDKPYRCNVCGAQFNRPANLKTHSRIHSGEKPYRCDTCGARFVQVAHLRAHVLIHTGEKPYPCHTCGTRFRHLQTLKSHLRIHTGEKPYTCEKCDLHFRHKSQLRLHLRQKHGAVTNTKIRYKVLTEPYQPILQAC from the exons atggaaGTATTGGAAGGATACGGGGTGGACAGAGTTCAGGAGATGAGGGCTGCAGCCCAAGCTGAGGGATACGTGAAAGAGTTCACTCGCCACTCCAACGACGTGCTGCTGAACCTGAACGAACTCCGGCACCGCAACATCCTGACCGACACCACCCTGGTTGTCGGCAACGTTCAACTACGGGCACACTGTGCCGTGCTCGTGGCCTGCAG CGGGTTCTTCTACTCGCTGTACTCCCGCCGCGTGTTGCTTCAGGGGCGTGGTGGCAGCGGGGAGCAGCTCATGACCGTGTCTCTCCCCACCACCTTGGATCCATCCAGCATCTCCCTGCTGCTCGACTTCATGTACACCTCCCGCCTCCCTCTGACACCCAGCACTGTCCCCGGGGTGCTCACTGTTGCAACCTACCTGCAGATGGACCACGTGGCTGATACCTGCCGGGATTTCATGCAGAGGCACTG CAGGGAGAATATGAGTGCAAGACACCCTCGACTGGAGCTGGACTCCAGGGTGTCTGTGGCCTCTGTAGCGCCCAGTCCAGGACCCCAGAGATCACTCCCACCAGTGGTGACAACAAG GGTCCCTGCGGAAGCCTCTCTCAAGCCAGGGGCTTTCCCGACCTGCCAGTCTGGGTCAAAGGAGCTCAAAGGAGAGCCTGAGTCGCCCCTCATGGCCACCCCGACTCCATCTCCAGACAGCCCCGCCCGCTCCAGCTGCCAACCAAACTCTCCAGCAGAATCCAACACCTGCAACAAAAACCTTGTG AGTGATATCAAAACCACACCGGACCCGAAGGCCTGCAATTGGAAAAAATACAAGTACATTGTCCTCAACCCTCTCTGTGCAGCCACTACGGTGAaggaagaggagatggaggaacCACAAAGTCACACATCACCCGACAGGATGGGCTCGACACCCAAAGCAACAGAGGCGTGGCCTGGAGAAGTGCCTGGTCAGATTGATAG ACAGGGGCAGGCCTCCTGCTACGAGGTTTCTGGCCGAGCCCCTCCCCTCGGGCCACCTTCCTCTGTGGATCACCCAACAGCACCTCCCATTCACAAGGAGGGAGCAG TCTCACCCTGCACCATTTTCCCAAACCTGCACCCCACTGATCCGGAAGCGGCCCAACATGTCATCAAACGTGAGAACTACTACGTGCCTTACTGTTATTCTGGCAACCTTCAAGGAACCAAGACTGTCTGCTCAG GTGACAAGCCGTACCGCTGCAACGTGTGCGGCGCCCAGTTCAACCGACCAGCCAACCTGAAGACTCACTCTCGCATCCACTCTGGAGAGAAGCCGTACCGCTGTGACACCTGTGGCGCACGATTTGTTCAG GTTGCCCATCTGAGGGCCCACGTTCTGATCCATACCGGGGAGAAACCGTACCCCTGTCACACCTGTGGCACCCGCTTCCGCCACCTGCAGACCCTGAAGAGCCATCTGCGTATTCACACGGGGGAGAAGCCTTACACT TGTGAGAAGTGTGACCTGCACTTCCGCCACAAGAGTCAGCTGCGTCTTCACCTGCGCCAGAAACATGGGGCCGTCACCAACACCAAGATCCGCTACAAGGTCCTGACCGAGCCCTACCAGCCTATTCTGCAGGCCTGCTGA